The Oncorhynchus tshawytscha isolate Ot180627B linkage group LG20, Otsh_v2.0, whole genome shotgun sequence genome has a window encoding:
- the LOC112219682 gene encoding Golgi phosphoprotein 3, with protein sequence MTSLTQRSSGLVQRRTEASRNAAADKERGSDDEDNEPRQEEEDEKGDSKETRLTLMEEVLLLGLKDREGYTSFWNDCISSGLRGCMLIELALRGRLQLEACGMRRKSLLARKVICKSAAPTGDMLLDEALKHVKETQPPETVQSWIELLSGETWNPLKLHYQLRNVRERLAKNLVEKGVLTTEKQNFLLFDMTTHPLTNDTIKQRLVKKVQESVLDKWVNDPGRFDKRVLALIFLAHSSDVLENAFAPLLDEQYDLAMKRVRLLLDLEPEAESTKANANELLWAVVAAFTK encoded by the exons ATGACTTCCCTAACACAGCGAAGTTCGGGCCTGGTGCAGAGGAGGACCGAGGCCTCTCGCAATGCAGCTGCCGATAAGGAGAGGGGGTCAGATGATGAGGACAACGAGCCACGtcaagaggaagaggatgagaaaGGAGACTCCAAAGAAACTCGACTGACGTTGATGGAAGAAGTGTTGCTATTGGGATTGAAAGATCGAGAG GGCTACACTTCATTCTGGAATGACTGCATTTCTTCTGGTCTCCGAGGTTGTATGCTCATCGAACTGGCTTTGAGAGGGAGACTGCAGCTAGAGGCTTGTGGCATGAGGAGGAAAAGCCTGCTGGCCAGAAAG GTTATCTGTAAGTCAGCCGCCCCTACAGGAGACATGTTGCTGGACGAGGCTCTGAAGCATGTCAAAGAAACCCAGCCCCCAGAGACAGTCCAGAGCTGGATAGAGCTGCTGAGCG GTGAGACGTGGAACCCATTGAAGCTGCACTACCAGCTGAGGAATGTCCGTGAACGTCTGGCCAAGAACCTGGTCGAGAAAGGCGTTCTGACCACAGAGAAACAGAACTTCCTCCTCTTCGACATGACCACACACCCGCTGACCAACGACACCATCAAACAGCGGCTGGTCAAGAAGGTCCAGGAGTCCGTCCTGGACAAGTGGGTGAACGATCCGGGGCGCTTCGACAAGCGCGTGCTGGCCCTGATCTTCCTGGCCCACTCATCAGACGTGCTGGAGAACGCCTTCGCCCCGCTGCTGGACGAACAGTATGACCTGGCCATGAAGAGGGTACGTCTGCTGCTGGACCTGGAGCCAGAGGCGGAGAGCACCAAGGCCAATGCTAACGAGTTGCTGTGGGCCGTGGTGGCCGCCTTCACCAAATGA